In the genome of Desulfocurvus vexinensis DSM 17965, one region contains:
- a CDS encoding ABC transporter ATP-binding protein, which produces MLLEIKNLYVKYGNIEALHGISFTMDEGEIVTLIGSNGAGKSTTLHSIMRLPPPEAPKVISGDILFKGQSILNTPPHKVVSDLHVALTPEGRHIFGNLTVMENLTLATYARKDTDNLHRDLERIFDLFPRLAERRKQRSESLSGGEQQMLAVGRAIMSGCKVLLLDEPSMGLAPLLMYEMFRTLKQLNEEGLTILLVEQNARLALKFAHRGYVIDTGEIVAHGPSDTLMNDPEVKKAYLGG; this is translated from the coding sequence ATGCTGCTCGAAATCAAGAACCTCTACGTCAAGTACGGCAACATCGAGGCCCTGCACGGCATCTCCTTCACCATGGACGAGGGCGAGATCGTGACCCTCATCGGCTCCAACGGCGCGGGCAAGTCCACCACCCTGCACTCCATCATGCGCCTGCCCCCGCCCGAGGCCCCCAAGGTCATCTCCGGCGACATCCTCTTCAAGGGCCAGTCCATCCTGAACACGCCGCCGCACAAGGTCGTGTCCGACCTGCACGTCGCCCTGACCCCCGAAGGCCGCCACATCTTCGGCAACCTCACGGTCATGGAAAACCTGACCCTGGCGACCTACGCCCGCAAGGACACCGACAACCTGCACCGCGACCTGGAGCGCATCTTCGACCTCTTCCCCCGGCTGGCCGAGCGCCGCAAGCAGCGCTCGGAGTCCCTGTCCGGCGGCGAGCAGCAGATGCTCGCCGTGGGCCGCGCCATCATGAGCGGCTGCAAGGTCCTGCTGCTGGACGAGCCCTCCATGGGCCTGGCGCCGCTGCTCATGTACGAGATGTTCCGCACCCTGAAGCAGCTCAACGAGGAGGGCCTGACCATCCTGCTCGTGGAGCAGAACGCCCGCCTGGCCCTCAAGTTCGCCCACCGGGGCTACGTCATCGACACCGGCGAGATCGTCGCCCACGGCCCCTCGGACACGCTCATGAACGACCCCGAGGTCAAGAAGGCCTACCTCGGCGGCTAG
- a CDS encoding SpoIIE family protein phosphatase has product MSIKIKIALMILVILAAVAGAVGFFSKRDVERAVLVAEQRSARNVLHLVDLDVQGRHKSMLMERLATVRALKTQLASLNAVVLSGVDRFRELARAGRISEKQARAQALDWVATLAPGQGEYLFVYDAKGRALAYPEKEMVGADLSVFTDVKGRKVTASMREEARRQGTASTTYYWKRIGGAEQVRNFGLFTYYPAWDWMLGAAVDIEDIERAEQHKLDQIVRILAESLDKVTIAHSGFVAVLSGDGKALIRPEAVEPEFALAVNGLTGKRLFDDIVAQAASGIDGPLYSLPEGEAQSGRRESFVRYNKALDWYIVTTAYVAELEAPARHLLSQLAGVLGVALFLGLAAGLLVTARIARPLERLAGYALDLHRQDFLAEEREASPLAGLAKARGDEVGRLAGAFEFMEQSLRQRIRELMDATAARERIESELNVAHEIQMGLLPKIFPPYPSREEFDLYAVLEPAKEVGGDLYDFFFIDEDHLCLTLGDVSDKGVPAALFMTITMTLIRSEAKKSRDPEQIMAAVNDVISRDNPRSMFVTLFLGVLDVRTGELAYANGGHNPPILVDASGVRYLKDISGPMVGAMEDMPFRPLTLHLAPGDRFFVYTDGVTEAMNAARELYTDERLLETVAATEDAAPAALVEAVRASVRDHVRDEPPSDDITMLCLRYKGPRG; this is encoded by the coding sequence ATGTCCATCAAGATCAAGATCGCCCTGATGATCCTCGTCATCCTGGCCGCAGTGGCCGGGGCGGTGGGTTTCTTTTCCAAGCGCGATGTGGAGCGGGCCGTGCTCGTCGCCGAGCAGCGTTCGGCGCGCAACGTCCTGCACCTGGTGGACCTGGACGTGCAGGGCCGCCACAAGAGCATGCTCATGGAGCGCCTGGCCACCGTCCGCGCCCTCAAGACCCAGCTCGCCAGCCTGAACGCCGTGGTGCTGTCGGGGGTGGACCGCTTCCGCGAGCTGGCCCGCGCCGGGCGTATTTCCGAAAAGCAGGCCCGCGCCCAGGCCCTGGACTGGGTCGCCACCCTGGCCCCGGGCCAGGGCGAATACCTGTTCGTCTACGACGCCAAGGGCCGCGCCCTGGCCTACCCCGAAAAGGAGATGGTCGGGGCCGACCTGTCGGTGTTCACCGACGTCAAGGGCCGCAAGGTCACGGCCTCCATGCGCGAGGAGGCCCGGCGCCAGGGCACGGCCAGCACCACCTACTACTGGAAGCGCATCGGCGGGGCCGAGCAGGTCCGCAACTTCGGCTTGTTCACCTACTACCCGGCCTGGGACTGGATGCTCGGCGCCGCCGTGGACATCGAGGACATCGAGCGCGCCGAGCAGCACAAGCTCGACCAGATCGTGCGCATCCTGGCCGAAAGCCTGGACAAGGTGACCATCGCCCACAGCGGTTTCGTGGCCGTGCTTTCCGGCGACGGCAAGGCCCTGATCCGCCCCGAGGCCGTGGAGCCGGAGTTCGCCCTGGCCGTCAATGGGCTGACCGGCAAGCGGCTGTTCGACGACATCGTGGCCCAGGCCGCCAGCGGCATCGACGGGCCGTTGTACTCCCTGCCCGAGGGCGAGGCCCAGAGCGGCAGGCGCGAATCCTTCGTGCGCTACAACAAGGCCCTGGACTGGTACATCGTGACCACGGCCTACGTGGCCGAGCTGGAGGCTCCGGCCCGGCATCTGCTCTCGCAACTGGCCGGGGTGCTCGGCGTGGCGCTTTTCCTCGGGCTGGCCGCCGGGCTGCTCGTCACCGCGCGCATCGCCCGGCCCCTGGAGCGTCTGGCGGGCTACGCCCTGGACCTGCACCGCCAGGACTTCCTGGCCGAAGAGCGCGAGGCCTCGCCCCTGGCCGGGCTGGCCAAGGCCCGGGGCGACGAGGTGGGCCGTCTGGCCGGGGCCTTCGAGTTCATGGAGCAGTCCCTGCGCCAGCGCATCCGCGAGCTGATGGATGCCACCGCCGCCCGCGAGCGCATCGAGAGCGAGCTCAACGTGGCCCATGAGATCCAGATGGGCCTGCTGCCCAAGATCTTCCCGCCCTACCCCTCGCGCGAGGAGTTCGACCTCTATGCCGTGCTCGAACCGGCCAAGGAGGTGGGCGGCGACCTCTACGACTTCTTCTTCATCGATGAGGACCACCTCTGCCTGACCCTGGGCGACGTGTCCGACAAGGGCGTGCCCGCCGCGCTGTTCATGACCATCACCATGACGCTGATCCGCTCCGAGGCCAAGAAGAGCAGGGACCCGGAGCAGATCATGGCCGCCGTCAACGACGTTATTTCCCGCGACAACCCGCGCTCCATGTTCGTGACCCTGTTCCTGGGCGTGCTCGACGTGCGCACCGGCGAGCTGGCCTACGCCAACGGCGGGCACAACCCGCCCATCCTGGTGGACGCCTCCGGCGTGCGCTACCTCAAGGACATCAGCGGGCCCATGGTTGGCGCCATGGAGGACATGCCCTTCCGGCCGCTGACCCTGCACCTGGCGCCCGGGGACCGCTTCTTCGTCTACACCGACGGCGTCACCGAGGCCATGAACGCCGCGCGCGAGCTGTACACCGACGAGCGCCTGCTGGAGACCGTGGCCGCCACGGAGGATGCCGCGCCCGCCGCCCTGGTGGAAGCCGTGCGCGCCTCGGTGCGCGACCATGTGCGCGACGAGCCGCCCTCGGACGACATCACCATGCTCTGCCTGCGCTACAAGGGCCCCCGGGGCTAG
- a CDS encoding Hsp20/alpha crystallin family protein encodes MPDLRIWGETQISKMKRDMDRRFEALCTDFGLPPARPFGEAGLSVEQDGDELVVRVAAPGLDPQDIGVSVAGRRVAIAARRVMRTGAGVRAESFRKELYLPCAVAAREVAAIYSDGVIEIRIPRRAADGCALPRPRP; translated from the coding sequence ATGCCCGACCTGAGAATCTGGGGCGAAACCCAGATATCGAAAATGAAGCGCGACATGGACCGGCGGTTCGAAGCCCTGTGCACGGACTTCGGGCTGCCCCCGGCCCGGCCCTTCGGCGAGGCCGGGCTCTCGGTGGAGCAGGACGGCGACGAGCTGGTGGTACGCGTGGCGGCCCCGGGGCTCGACCCGCAGGACATCGGCGTGAGCGTCGCCGGGCGCCGGGTGGCCATCGCCGCCCGCCGCGTGATGCGCACCGGAGCAGGCGTGCGCGCCGAGTCCTTCCGCAAGGAGCTGTACCTGCCCTGCGCCGTGGCCGCCCGCGAGGTCGCGGCCATCTACAGCGACGGCGTCATCGAGATCCGCATCCCCCGGCGCGCCGCAGACGGCTGCGCCCTGCCCCGACCCAGGCCCTGA
- a CDS encoding ABC transporter substrate-binding protein encodes MRTTFRGILAAIAMAALAAVLAAPACLAADPSGAPVKNNGQKWRIGYYEGGEYIDYQKNFISLLHGLRDLGWLDFAEVPPQQGEGVQELWKWLGTVKSDFLEFVPDACYSANWDDATREATRAALLERLSGRRDIDLMLALGTWAGQDLAVDGHSVPCVVMATANPQTAGIIKSADDSGRDNIHARIAPERFLQQVRVFHDVVGFKKIGVAYEDTPAGRTYAALDALEALAPELGYQIVTCHTKSDIADKAEAEASAIACFRELATKADAIYVTVQGGVSERSLPEVVKIALDARIPTFSQNGSDEVRQGLLMSISLAGYKYVGQFYARTVGQILGGTKPRALGQIFEDPPKIAINLKTAELIQFDPPVDMLLAADEVFEQIEPAR; translated from the coding sequence ATGCGTACAACCTTCCGGGGCATCCTTGCCGCCATCGCCATGGCGGCCCTGGCCGCGGTCCTGGCCGCGCCCGCCTGTCTGGCCGCCGACCCGTCCGGCGCACCCGTCAAGAACAACGGCCAGAAATGGCGCATCGGCTATTACGAGGGCGGGGAGTACATCGACTACCAGAAGAATTTCATCTCCCTGCTGCACGGCCTGCGCGACCTGGGCTGGCTCGACTTCGCCGAGGTGCCGCCCCAGCAGGGCGAGGGCGTGCAGGAGCTGTGGAAGTGGCTGGGCACCGTCAAGAGCGACTTCCTGGAATTCGTGCCCGACGCCTGCTACAGCGCCAACTGGGACGACGCCACCCGCGAGGCCACCCGCGCCGCGCTCCTGGAGCGCCTCTCCGGGCGGCGCGACATCGACCTGATGCTCGCCCTGGGCACCTGGGCCGGGCAGGACCTGGCCGTGGACGGGCACAGCGTGCCCTGCGTGGTCATGGCCACCGCAAACCCGCAGACCGCCGGGATCATCAAGAGCGCCGACGACTCCGGGCGCGACAACATCCATGCCCGCATCGCCCCCGAGCGCTTCCTGCAACAGGTGCGCGTGTTCCACGACGTGGTCGGCTTCAAGAAGATCGGCGTGGCCTACGAGGACACCCCCGCCGGGCGCACCTACGCCGCTCTGGACGCCCTGGAGGCCCTGGCCCCCGAGCTGGGCTACCAGATCGTCACCTGCCACACCAAGAGCGACATCGCCGACAAGGCCGAGGCCGAGGCCAGCGCCATCGCCTGCTTCCGCGAGCTGGCCACCAAGGCCGACGCCATCTACGTCACCGTGCAGGGCGGCGTCAGCGAGCGCAGCCTGCCCGAGGTGGTCAAGATCGCCCTGGACGCGCGCATCCCGACCTTCTCGCAGAACGGTTCCGACGAGGTCCGCCAGGGCCTGCTGATGAGCATCTCCCTGGCCGGGTACAAGTATGTCGGCCAGTTCTACGCCCGCACCGTGGGCCAGATCCTGGGCGGCACCAAGCCCCGCGCCCTGGGCCAGATCTTCGAGGACCCGCCCAAGATCGCCATCAACCTCAAGACGGCGGAGCTCATCCAGTTCGACCCGCCCGTGGACATGCTCCTGGCGGCGGACGAGGTGTTCGAGCAGATCGAGCCCGCGCGCTAG
- a CDS encoding Lon protease family protein, translated as MARTRKKTLEVPADALRWRLDPTALPFASTDDLEPLDEIIGQERGVEAFRFGMGMAKKGYNIFVTGQPGSGRLATVRRLLAELAATDGVPDDLCYVNNFRHPEQPVLLRFAAGQGAQFKEGMRKFLDDVRREAPQLFESEEYIARKNAIAEAHERQVREFYKSIEDKVKDTGLVVVRMQMGPIQRPDLVPLVDGEPRRMVDLEEMVEAGRFPREEFERLRDRRLELKEELDAIVQKVRELHKAVAAKHEEVDRLMFTTLAREHLEPLFERYPDPKVRAYLDAVLEHMGKNLDDIKMLGGSGPAPQGMPFMAMAPSPEAILHPYAVNLLVDNSERTGPPVVVESYPTYRNLFGSIERLADRMGTWRTDFTKIKAGSFVKANGGYLVINLLDAIMEPGVWQTLKRSLKTETIEIETYDPYYFISSTGLKPEPIAMDVKVVVLGDARIYALLRHYDPDVPKIFKVRADYESSMDRTDQTLDKLARFVRAEVDKQGLLPFAASGVGAVAEEAVRMAGRQEKLTTAFPALADLLAEADFQARSAKAAQVDAGHVLAAVTARVHRSNQMEERLQEMIDRGSLFVDVDGAKVGQVNGLAVYSLGDYAFGKPARITAATALGKEGIINIEREADMSGPTHNKGVLILAGYLRERFAQDKPLTLAASIAFEQSYGGIDGDSASSTELYALLSSLADLPLRQDIAVTGSVNQKGEIQPIGGVNEKIEGFYQCCQRAGLTGRQGVMIPKANVKDLMLRPEVVRAVEQGRFHVYAVQTVEEGVELLTGTPAGTRTKAGGWTKGSVFALADARLRELGDTLRRWGKTGDDNGPAPKGTKARQKPKAPKGAPEA; from the coding sequence ATGGCCCGCACCAGAAAGAAGACCCTCGAAGTGCCTGCGGACGCGCTCCGCTGGCGCCTGGACCCTACGGCCCTGCCCTTTGCCAGTACCGACGACCTGGAGCCCCTGGACGAGATCATCGGCCAGGAGCGCGGGGTGGAGGCCTTCCGCTTCGGCATGGGCATGGCCAAGAAGGGTTACAATATCTTCGTCACCGGGCAGCCCGGCAGCGGGCGGCTGGCCACGGTGCGCCGGCTGCTGGCCGAGCTGGCGGCCACGGACGGCGTGCCCGACGACCTGTGCTACGTGAACAACTTCCGCCACCCCGAGCAGCCGGTGCTGCTGCGCTTTGCCGCCGGGCAGGGCGCGCAGTTCAAGGAGGGCATGCGCAAGTTCCTGGACGACGTGCGCCGCGAGGCGCCCCAGCTCTTCGAGAGCGAGGAGTACATCGCGCGCAAGAACGCCATCGCCGAGGCCCACGAACGCCAGGTGCGCGAGTTCTACAAGTCCATCGAGGACAAGGTGAAGGACACCGGGCTCGTGGTGGTGCGCATGCAGATGGGGCCCATCCAGCGGCCCGACCTGGTGCCCCTGGTGGACGGCGAGCCCAGGCGCATGGTGGACCTGGAGGAGATGGTCGAGGCCGGACGCTTCCCCCGCGAGGAATTCGAACGCCTGCGCGACCGGCGCCTGGAGCTCAAGGAGGAGCTCGACGCCATCGTCCAGAAGGTCCGCGAGCTGCACAAGGCCGTGGCCGCCAAGCACGAGGAGGTGGACCGCCTGATGTTCACCACCCTGGCCCGCGAGCACCTGGAGCCGCTTTTCGAACGCTACCCGGACCCCAAGGTCCGGGCCTACCTGGACGCCGTGCTGGAGCACATGGGCAAGAACCTCGACGACATCAAGATGCTCGGCGGCAGCGGCCCGGCGCCCCAGGGCATGCCCTTCATGGCCATGGCGCCCAGCCCCGAGGCCATCCTGCACCCCTATGCCGTGAACCTGCTGGTGGACAACTCCGAGCGCACGGGCCCGCCGGTGGTCGTGGAGTCCTACCCGACCTACCGCAACCTCTTCGGCAGCATCGAGCGCCTGGCCGACCGCATGGGCACCTGGCGCACGGATTTCACCAAGATCAAGGCCGGGTCCTTCGTCAAGGCCAACGGCGGCTATCTGGTCATCAACCTGCTGGACGCCATCATGGAGCCCGGGGTCTGGCAGACCCTCAAGCGCTCCCTGAAGACCGAGACCATCGAGATCGAAACCTACGACCCGTACTATTTCATCTCGTCCACGGGCCTCAAGCCCGAGCCCATCGCCATGGACGTGAAGGTCGTGGTCCTTGGCGACGCGCGCATCTACGCCCTGTTGCGCCACTACGACCCCGACGTGCCCAAGATCTTCAAGGTCCGCGCGGACTACGAGTCCTCCATGGACCGCACGGACCAGACCCTGGACAAGCTGGCCCGCTTCGTGCGCGCCGAGGTGGACAAGCAGGGGCTCTTGCCGTTCGCGGCCTCGGGCGTGGGCGCCGTGGCCGAAGAGGCCGTGCGCATGGCCGGGCGCCAGGAAAAGCTGACCACGGCCTTCCCGGCCCTGGCCGACCTGCTGGCCGAGGCCGACTTCCAGGCCCGAAGCGCCAAGGCCGCGCAGGTGGACGCCGGGCACGTGCTGGCCGCCGTGACCGCGCGCGTGCACCGCTCCAACCAGATGGAGGAGCGCCTCCAGGAGATGATCGACCGCGGCAGCCTGTTCGTGGACGTGGACGGGGCCAAGGTCGGGCAGGTCAACGGGCTGGCCGTCTACTCCCTGGGCGACTACGCCTTCGGCAAGCCCGCGCGCATCACCGCCGCCACGGCCCTGGGCAAGGAGGGCATCATCAACATCGAGCGCGAGGCCGACATGTCCGGCCCCACGCACAACAAGGGCGTGCTCATCCTGGCGGGCTACCTGCGCGAACGCTTCGCCCAGGACAAGCCCCTGACCCTGGCGGCCAGCATCGCCTTCGAGCAGTCCTACGGCGGCATCGACGGCGACTCGGCCTCGTCCACCGAGCTGTACGCCCTGCTCTCCAGCCTCGCGGACCTGCCCCTGCGCCAGGACATCGCCGTCACCGGCTCGGTGAACCAGAAGGGCGAAATCCAGCCCATCGGCGGGGTCAACGAGAAGATCGAGGGCTTCTACCAGTGCTGCCAGCGCGCCGGGCTCACGGGCCGCCAGGGCGTGATGATCCCCAAGGCCAACGTCAAGGACCTCATGCTGCGCCCCGAGGTGGTCCGGGCCGTGGAGCAGGGCCGCTTCCACGTCTACGCCGTGCAGACGGTGGAAGAGGGCGTCGAGCTGCTCACGGGCACCCCGGCGGGCACGCGCACCAAGGCCGGCGGCTGGACCAAGGGTTCGGTGTTCGCCCTGGCCGACGCCCGGCTGCGCGAACTGGGCGACACCCTGCGCCGCTGGGGCAAGACCGGGGACGACAACGGCCCGGCCCCCAAGGGCACCAAGGCGCGCCAGAAGCCCAAGGCCCCCAAGGGCGCGCCCGAAGCCTAG
- a CDS encoding ABC transporter ATP-binding protein: MALLEIQGLTQKFGGLQAVSDFNIAIEKGSLVGLIGPNGAGKTTIFNLTSGFYQPTEGTITFDGVNTKGLKPHKVTALGVARTFQNIRLWHDMSVLDNIRIAQHYRMGYSLWDCFARTRNYLSREREIDKIAYSLLEAMDLRAYADERPRNLPYGLQRRVEIARAMSIQPKLLLLDEPAAGLNSADVEGLIKLVQWIHREFDITIWMIEHQMKVVMTLCSEIKVIDFGATIAEGGPEDIQTNPKVIKAYLGDENI; encoded by the coding sequence ATGGCTCTGCTGGAAATACAAGGATTGACCCAGAAGTTCGGCGGCCTCCAGGCCGTGTCCGACTTCAACATCGCCATCGAGAAAGGTTCGCTGGTGGGCCTCATCGGCCCCAACGGCGCGGGCAAGACCACCATCTTCAACCTGACCTCCGGGTTCTACCAGCCCACCGAGGGGACCATCACCTTCGACGGCGTGAACACCAAGGGCCTCAAGCCCCACAAGGTCACGGCCCTGGGCGTGGCGCGCACCTTCCAGAACATCCGCCTGTGGCACGACATGTCCGTGCTGGACAACATCCGCATCGCCCAGCACTACCGCATGGGCTACAGCCTGTGGGACTGCTTCGCGCGCACCCGCAACTACCTGTCGCGCGAGCGCGAGATCGACAAGATCGCCTACTCGCTGCTCGAAGCCATGGACCTGCGCGCCTACGCCGACGAGCGGCCCCGCAACCTGCCCTACGGCCTGCAGCGCCGTGTGGAAATCGCCCGGGCCATGTCCATCCAGCCCAAGCTGCTGCTGCTCGACGAGCCCGCCGCGGGGCTGAACTCCGCCGATGTCGAGGGTCTCATCAAGCTCGTGCAGTGGATCCACCGCGAGTTCGACATCACCATCTGGATGATCGAACACCAGATGAAGGTCGTCATGACCCTGTGCTCGGAGATCAAGGTCATCGACTTCGGCGCCACCATCGCCGAGGGCGGGCCCGAGGACATCCAGACCAACCCCAAGGTCATCAAGGCCTACCTGGGAGACGAGAACATCTGA
- a CDS encoding YbjQ family protein: MIVTNIETVPGRTIVEHYGLVTGSTIRARNVFIDILCYLKNLVGGELKGYSALLRDSQRQAVERMVAQAAEMGANAVVNVRFSTSSVTSGAAEIYAYGSAVRVE; the protein is encoded by the coding sequence ATGATCGTCACCAATATCGAGACCGTGCCGGGCCGGACCATCGTCGAGCACTACGGGCTGGTCACCGGCAGCACCATCCGCGCGCGCAACGTGTTCATCGACATCCTGTGCTACCTGAAAAACCTCGTGGGCGGCGAGCTCAAGGGCTATTCGGCCCTGCTGCGCGACTCCCAGCGCCAGGCCGTGGAGCGCATGGTGGCCCAGGCCGCGGAAATGGGCGCCAACGCCGTGGTCAACGTGCGCTTCTCCACCTCGTCGGTGACCAGCGGGGCCGCCGAGATCTACGCCTACGGCTCCGCCGTGCGCGTGGAATAG
- a CDS encoding class I SAM-dependent methyltransferase: MGIVRDGDRVILDGRDVGDWDAMCEAYRQRVDRYGTDHRAFFYTDQGLYRRRLERAGQVLAPLLAPGNTVLDVGCGDGNLLELLPPCDYTGLDLVPEFVAHARERFPGRAFHVANIMEWTAPSDWVLLIGTSGTTPCLERMVEHCWGLCRTGMVLDVLDARRDPGGDRNSCHATDVLDFFLARGAARVCVEPTADPWTFFVARKEL, encoded by the coding sequence ATGGGCATCGTCAGGGACGGCGACAGGGTCATCCTCGATGGCCGCGACGTGGGCGACTGGGACGCCATGTGCGAGGCCTACCGCCAGCGCGTGGACCGCTACGGCACCGACCACCGCGCCTTCTTCTACACCGACCAGGGCCTCTACCGCCGCCGCCTGGAGCGCGCCGGGCAGGTGCTGGCCCCGCTGCTCGCGCCCGGGAACACGGTGCTCGACGTGGGCTGCGGCGACGGCAACCTGCTGGAGCTGCTGCCCCCGTGCGACTACACGGGGCTGGACCTCGTGCCCGAGTTCGTGGCCCACGCCCGCGAGCGCTTCCCCGGGCGCGCCTTCCATGTGGCCAACATCATGGAATGGACCGCCCCCAGCGACTGGGTGCTGCTCATCGGCACCAGCGGCACCACGCCCTGCCTGGAGCGCATGGTCGAGCACTGCTGGGGCCTGTGCCGCACCGGCATGGTCCTCGACGTGCTCGACGCCCGGCGCGACCCCGGCGGCGACCGCAATTCCTGCCACGCCACCGACGTGCTCGACTTCTTCCTGGCGCGCGGGGCGGCCCGGGTCTGCGTCGAGCCCACCGCCGATCCGTGGACTTTCTTTGTGGCCCGAAAAGAACTATGA
- a CDS encoding YbjQ family protein: MENLILVAAGLLLGLVAGSFNERRHYRSIVRRERALMHIPALTVRTLPVPGARVEAVAFVCGSMVVSVDYFKRFTAWLRTLLGGPVRSYEPLLDRARREALLRMKELAPDADMFLGVRIETSSVSDSSGSRRIGSAEAIAYATAIRLRRS; encoded by the coding sequence ATGGAGAACCTGATCCTCGTCGCGGCGGGCCTGTTGCTGGGGCTGGTGGCCGGGTCGTTCAACGAGCGCCGCCACTACCGCTCCATCGTCCGGCGCGAGCGCGCCCTCATGCACATCCCGGCCCTGACGGTGCGCACCCTGCCCGTGCCCGGAGCGCGCGTGGAGGCCGTGGCCTTCGTCTGCGGCTCCATGGTCGTGTCCGTTGACTATTTCAAGCGCTTCACGGCCTGGCTGCGCACGCTGCTGGGCGGCCCGGTGCGCTCCTACGAGCCGCTGCTGGACCGCGCCCGGCGCGAAGCCCTGCTGCGCATGAAGGAGCTGGCCCCCGACGCCGACATGTTCCTGGGCGTGCGCATCGAAACCTCCAGCGTCAGCGACTCGTCGGGCAGCAGGCGCATCGGCTCGGCGGAGGCCATCGCCTACGCCACGGCCATCCGCCTGCGCAGGAGCTAG
- a CDS encoding branched-chain amino acid ABC transporter permease, protein MQKYTFNAFLAAGAMAIVLFAHAGHMDLYIQSVLMLMGMNIILATSLNLVNGYMGEFSCGHAGFMCVGAYVSSLITVIFFTKDRVFGPALLDPSLAMWFFPVAVLVGGVVAALVGLVVALPSFKTRGDYLAIITLAVNYMVISGIENIDAIGGPRGFSGMKRVINSMHDTLDIPWMLIWVLAGTVFSVWLLRRFVASTYGKGIISICQDEVAAEIMSVNTNKMKLIAFMLSSGVAGIAGGLYAHAYGYVNPQSFNILKSTECMVMVYLGGMGSMSGAVLAAILFTLLVEALRFGIPALDGVMHTVGLLPDGYEISQVWKWVIIPLILILLMQFRPEGILGNKELSDVFPRLRKFYTFK, encoded by the coding sequence ATGCAGAAATACACCTTCAACGCCTTTTTGGCCGCCGGCGCAATGGCCATTGTGCTCTTCGCACACGCCGGGCACATGGACCTCTACATCCAAAGCGTGCTCATGCTCATGGGCATGAACATCATCCTGGCCACCAGCCTGAACCTGGTCAACGGCTACATGGGTGAGTTCTCCTGCGGGCACGCGGGGTTCATGTGCGTGGGCGCCTACGTCTCGTCCCTGATCACGGTCATCTTCTTCACCAAGGACCGCGTGTTCGGCCCGGCCCTGCTCGACCCCTCCCTGGCCATGTGGTTCTTCCCCGTGGCCGTGCTGGTCGGCGGGGTGGTCGCCGCCCTGGTGGGCCTCGTCGTGGCCCTGCCCTCGTTCAAGACGCGCGGCGACTACCTGGCCATCATCACCCTGGCCGTGAACTACATGGTCATCTCCGGCATCGAGAACATCGACGCCATCGGCGGCCCGCGCGGCTTCTCGGGCATGAAGCGCGTCATCAACTCCATGCACGACACCCTGGACATCCCCTGGATGCTCATCTGGGTGCTGGCCGGCACCGTCTTTTCGGTCTGGCTGCTGCGGCGCTTCGTGGCCTCCACCTACGGCAAGGGCATCATCTCCATCTGCCAGGACGAGGTGGCCGCCGAGATCATGAGCGTGAACACCAACAAGATGAAGCTCATCGCCTTCATGCTCTCCTCGGGCGTGGCGGGCATCGCGGGCGGGCTGTACGCCCACGCCTACGGCTACGTGAACCCGCAAAGCTTCAACATCCTCAAGTCCACCGAATGCATGGTCATGGTCTACCTGGGCGGCATGGGTTCCATGTCCGGCGCGGTGCTGGCCGCCATCCTGTTCACCCTGCTCGTCGAGGCCCTGCGCTTCGGCATCCCCGCCCTGGACGGCGTCATGCACACCGTCGGCCTGCTACCCGACGGCTACGAGATCTCCCAGGTCTGGAAGTGGGTCATCATCCCGCTGATCCTCATCCTGCTCATGCAGTTCCGGCCCGAAGGCATCCTGGGCAACAAGGAGCTTTCCGACGTGTTCCCGCGCCTGCGAAAGTTCTATACCTTCAAGTAA